One Proteinivorax tanatarense DNA segment encodes these proteins:
- a CDS encoding glycosyltransferase family 4 protein — MKILHIANTDFFIKKLMLNKLKGLQSKGYEVHVMAPFCKYRDDIIEEGITTHNIDIHREIRPFKDLVAIFKLARYLKKYKFTIVHTHSSKAGIIGRTAAKLAKVPYIIHTSHGLSFYSNQKKIKFHAYKLCEKFVGRFTDIIFSQNHEDLNQIRKYNLVPNQRAIYEGNGVNIDEIKNNIKQKPQDQILKKYNIKDKFVIGLYARLEPVKGHLFFLKALKKYIDETGDDKIIVLLAGGNFGYESDYEQKIDEKIKQLNLQHYIKKVGYVEDITELLAITQLVVLPSKKEGLPRIIMESMTAQIPVIGTDVLGTREIIKDQHTGTLVPYGEVTAMTEALKELIGKPCKREQYKKNGIELILNNFDENLVVERLHREYSKLLFEQSNKHINKSKN, encoded by the coding sequence ATGAAAATACTGCACATTGCCAACACAGACTTTTTTATAAAGAAGTTAATGTTAAATAAATTAAAAGGATTACAATCTAAGGGATATGAAGTCCATGTTATGGCTCCTTTTTGTAAATACAGGGATGATATTATAGAAGAAGGAATAACTACGCATAATATTGATATTCATAGAGAAATTAGACCTTTTAAAGATTTGGTAGCTATTTTTAAATTAGCTAGATATCTAAAAAAGTATAAATTCACTATTGTTCATACCCACAGTTCAAAAGCTGGAATTATTGGGCGCACTGCAGCAAAACTTGCTAAAGTACCATATATCATCCATACATCCCATGGTTTGTCTTTCTACTCTAACCAGAAAAAAATAAAATTTCATGCTTATAAGTTGTGTGAAAAATTTGTTGGAAGGTTTACTGATATAATATTTTCTCAAAACCATGAAGACCTTAATCAAATTAGAAAATATAACTTAGTTCCTAACCAAAGAGCTATCTATGAAGGAAACGGGGTAAATATTGATGAAATAAAAAATAATATTAAGCAAAAACCACAAGATCAAATATTAAAAAAATATAACATAAAAGATAAGTTTGTTATAGGTTTGTATGCTAGGTTAGAACCGGTTAAAGGACATTTGTTTTTTCTAAAAGCTCTAAAAAAATATATAGATGAAACTGGTGATGACAAGATAATCGTTCTATTAGCCGGAGGAAATTTTGGCTATGAATCAGATTATGAACAGAAGATTGATGAAAAAATTAAACAGCTTAACTTACAACACTATATTAAGAAAGTTGGGTATGTAGAGGATATTACAGAGTTACTAGCAATAACCCAGCTAGTAGTGCTACCTTCAAAAAAAGAGGGGTTGCCTCGCATAATTATGGAGTCGATGACAGCGCAAATTCCAGTAATTGGAACTGACGTGTTAGGTACAAGGGAAATTATAAAAGATCAACATACTGGAACCTTAGTTCCCTATGGTGAAGTTACAGCGATGACCGAAGCTCTAAAAGAACTAATTGGTAAACCATGTAAAAGAGAGCAGTATAAGAAAAATGGTATAGAACTAATTCTTAATAATTTTGATGAAAATTTAGTGGTAGAAAGATTACACAGAGAATACTCAAAACTTTTATTTGAGCAAAGTAATAAGCATATTAATAAATCTAAAAATTAA